One region of Caldimonas thermodepolymerans genomic DNA includes:
- a CDS encoding PLP-dependent aminotransferase family protein, translated as MSAPRTRPTLAATLARSLERQIREGAYRPGDKLPSLRELAQLHGYAKNTVVASFEWLVAQGLVEPRRGSGYYVREQAAGRPPEDDDAGSLDRAMDIVWMMREQLKTEPGTFAVGDGFPPVEWLAEARLDRYHHKVVRTGLGALFRYGSRFGYRPLREHLVRKLADFGIGAEPRQIVLTHGANEAMDMVVRYFVPPGGTVLVDDPGYYPLFGKLKLAGARIVGVPRQPDGPDLAALEQCLQLHRPRLFFTQSIAHNPTGSALSAAKAFKVLQLAQRYDLRIVENDPLADFAPTSAPRLSALDQLERTIYIGSFSKSFSAALRVGFIASSADLASDLADLKALIHVGSSEYCERTVDVILSEGHYQRHLKRLRDRLAQAMEQALRLFDGLGAEVFARSAPSLYLWVALPGVPDTLEFAKEVLPQRIVLAPGRIFCVDASAACRWSRFNVGAVSDPRFAKALRAALRRRGV; from the coding sequence ATGAGCGCTCCCCGAACCCGACCCACGCTCGCCGCGACGCTGGCCCGGTCGCTCGAGCGGCAGATCCGCGAAGGCGCGTACCGCCCCGGCGACAAGCTGCCCTCGCTGCGCGAGCTGGCGCAGCTGCACGGCTACGCGAAGAACACCGTGGTCGCCTCGTTCGAGTGGCTGGTGGCGCAAGGGCTGGTCGAGCCGCGCCGCGGCTCGGGCTACTACGTGCGCGAGCAGGCGGCGGGCCGGCCGCCGGAAGACGACGACGCCGGCTCGCTGGACCGGGCGATGGACATCGTCTGGATGATGCGCGAGCAGCTCAAGACCGAGCCGGGCACCTTCGCGGTCGGCGACGGCTTCCCGCCGGTGGAGTGGCTCGCCGAGGCGCGGCTGGACCGCTACCACCACAAGGTGGTGCGTACCGGGCTGGGCGCGTTGTTCCGCTACGGCAGCCGCTTCGGCTACCGGCCGCTGCGCGAGCACCTGGTGCGCAAGCTGGCCGACTTCGGCATCGGCGCCGAGCCGCGCCAGATCGTGCTGACGCACGGCGCCAACGAGGCGATGGACATGGTGGTGCGCTACTTCGTGCCGCCGGGCGGCACGGTGCTGGTCGACGACCCCGGCTACTACCCGCTGTTCGGCAAGCTCAAGCTCGCCGGCGCACGCATCGTCGGCGTGCCGCGGCAGCCCGACGGGCCGGACCTCGCGGCGCTGGAGCAATGCCTGCAGCTCCACCGGCCGCGGCTGTTCTTCACGCAGTCGATCGCGCACAACCCGACCGGCTCGGCGCTGTCGGCGGCCAAGGCGTTCAAGGTGCTGCAGCTGGCGCAGAGATACGACCTGCGCATCGTCGAGAACGACCCGCTGGCCGACTTCGCGCCGACCTCGGCGCCGCGGCTGTCGGCGCTGGACCAGCTGGAGCGCACGATCTACATCGGCAGCTTCTCGAAGTCGTTCTCGGCGGCGCTGCGCGTGGGCTTCATCGCCTCCAGCGCCGATCTCGCCAGCGACCTCGCGGACCTGAAGGCGCTGATCCACGTCGGCAGCTCGGAGTACTGCGAGCGCACCGTCGACGTGATCCTCAGCGAGGGCCACTACCAGCGGCACCTCAAGCGCCTGCGCGACCGGCTGGCGCAGGCGATGGAGCAGGCGTTGCGCCTGTTCGACGGGCTGGGGGCGGAGGTGTTCGCGCGCAGCGCGCCGTCGCTGTACCTGTGGGTCGCGCTGCCCGGCGTGCCCGACACGCTGGAGTTCGCCAAGGAGGTGCTGCCCCAGCGCATCGTGCTGGCGCCGGGGCGCATCTTCTGCGTCGATGCGTCGGCGGCGTGCCGCTGGTCGCGCTTCAACGTGGGTGCGGTCAGCGACCCGCGCTTTGCCAAGGCCCTGCGGGCGGCCTTGCGGCGGCGCGGCGTCTGA
- the dctP gene encoding TRAP transporter substrate-binding protein DctP produces MSDMNLRRRRLIQSAVAGAAAAAAAAPRVASAQSTVTWRMQALWDGGTTPQKFEELFVKRVSDLTGGRFRINLFAAGQIVPAAQAFDAVRGGAFEMMKTFDGYEAGKIPALAFTSTVPFGFNESDEYEAWFYEKGGLEMARQAYAPAGLHYIAPTVYGQEPLHSKVPIRRIADLAGKKGRFVGLASTVMGAFGVAVTPLPTGEVYSALDKGVVDMADRGDLTANYEAGLAEVAKYVILPGFHQPTTATCYVANRGAWDKLPAEFKAALEVAAREVSSALRQRILVNDAAVLAKYQAKGCEIIRFSAADLAAARPKAIEAWRAATKGDALATRMLDSQIAFMKELGLMS; encoded by the coding sequence ATGAGCGACATGAACCTCCGGCGTCGCCGCCTGATCCAGTCCGCCGTGGCCGGCGCGGCTGCGGCCGCCGCGGCCGCCCCCCGCGTGGCCTCGGCCCAGTCCACCGTGACCTGGCGCATGCAGGCACTGTGGGACGGCGGCACCACCCCGCAGAAGTTCGAAGAGCTGTTCGTCAAGCGCGTGTCCGACCTCACCGGCGGGCGCTTCCGCATCAACCTGTTCGCGGCCGGCCAGATCGTGCCCGCGGCGCAGGCCTTCGACGCAGTGCGCGGCGGCGCCTTCGAGATGATGAAGACCTTCGACGGCTACGAGGCCGGCAAGATCCCGGCGCTGGCCTTCACCAGCACGGTGCCGTTCGGCTTCAACGAAAGCGACGAGTACGAGGCCTGGTTCTACGAGAAGGGCGGCCTGGAGATGGCCCGCCAGGCGTACGCACCGGCCGGGCTGCACTACATCGCGCCCACCGTGTACGGCCAGGAGCCGCTGCACTCCAAGGTGCCGATCCGCCGCATCGCCGACCTGGCCGGCAAGAAGGGCCGCTTCGTCGGGCTGGCCTCGACCGTGATGGGCGCCTTCGGCGTCGCGGTCACGCCGCTGCCCACCGGCGAGGTGTACTCCGCGCTCGACAAGGGCGTGGTCGACATGGCCGACCGCGGCGACCTGACCGCCAACTACGAGGCCGGCCTCGCGGAAGTGGCCAAATACGTGATCCTGCCCGGCTTCCACCAGCCCACCACCGCGACCTGCTACGTCGCCAACCGCGGCGCCTGGGACAAGCTGCCGGCCGAGTTCAAGGCCGCGCTGGAGGTCGCCGCGCGCGAGGTCTCCTCGGCGCTGCGCCAGCGCATCCTGGTCAACGACGCGGCCGTGCTCGCCAAGTACCAGGCCAAGGGCTGCGAGATCATCCGCTTCTCCGCCGCCGACCTGGCCGCCGCCCGGCCCAAGGCCATCGAGGCCTGGCGTGCCGCGACCAAGGGCGATGCGCTGGCGACCAGGATGCTCGACAGCCAGATCGCCTTCATGAAGGAACTGGGCCTGATGAGCTGA
- a CDS encoding TRAP transporter small permease subunit translates to MPAWLRVPVAAITGLNRTLFRITVWLMAVVVPVMVYEVVCRYLFNAPTVWGMELAVLLFGPYFLLGGPYLLHLRGHVALDLVHARLSPRWRRRVDLLNYPVIVAFCAILLYYSVPPALNAFAYRETSFSAWNPPIWPFKAAVPVALLLMLLQALAEFVRTCFEAPEAARQAQPVADAQEVRP, encoded by the coding sequence GTGCCTGCCTGGCTGCGCGTGCCGGTGGCCGCCATCACCGGCCTGAACCGCACGCTGTTTCGCATCACCGTGTGGCTGATGGCCGTCGTGGTGCCGGTGATGGTGTACGAAGTGGTGTGCCGCTACCTGTTCAACGCGCCCACCGTATGGGGGATGGAACTGGCGGTGCTGCTGTTCGGCCCCTACTTCCTGCTCGGGGGCCCCTACCTGCTGCACCTGCGCGGCCATGTCGCGCTGGACCTCGTCCACGCGCGGCTCAGCCCCAGGTGGCGGCGCCGCGTGGACCTGCTCAACTACCCGGTGATCGTCGCCTTCTGCGCCATCCTGCTGTACTACAGCGTGCCGCCGGCGCTCAACGCCTTCGCCTACCGCGAGACCAGCTTCTCGGCCTGGAACCCGCCGATCTGGCCGTTCAAGGCCGCGGTGCCGGTGGCCCTGCTGCTGATGCTGCTGCAGGCGCTCGCGGAGTTCGTGCGCACCTGCTTCGAGGCGCCTGAAGCCGCAAGGCAGGCCCAGCCCGTGGCCGACGCGCAGGAGGTGCGGCCATGA
- a CDS encoding TRAP transporter large permease yields MTPNTILLLMFGGLTLFMLTGLPIAFVLGGLSLLFTVTLWEPNAVVVLVLQIFDTMRSEALLAIPLFILMACILQRSGVIESLYRAMELWFGRLRGGLAIGTVVICVVMAAMTGVVGAAVTAMGILALPEMLRRGYEPKLALGTICASGTLGILIPPSVLTIVYAVTAQISIGQMLIAGIVPGLLLASLYVLYILVAGWLKPEWVPLDPHAQRVPLRDKLVALKALVAPAFLIVLILGSIFFGVATPTESAAVGVVGAMVPALLARKLDLAMLREAGTDALKATAMILWITIGAKAYVAIFTGLGGADTLLEFIRTLDVDRWLILAAMMLLLVFLGTVLDELGIILLTVPVFLPIVRALGFDELWFGVLFAVTIQMGYISPPFGYTLFYVKATLPKHIGMGAVYRGIVPFFVLQAAGLLICAAFPDLVTFLPRLMINR; encoded by the coding sequence ATGACGCCCAACACCATCCTGCTGCTGATGTTCGGCGGCCTGACGCTGTTCATGCTCACCGGCCTGCCGATCGCCTTCGTGCTGGGCGGGCTGTCGCTGCTGTTCACCGTCACGCTGTGGGAGCCCAACGCGGTCGTCGTGCTGGTGCTGCAGATCTTCGACACGATGCGCTCGGAGGCGCTGCTGGCCATCCCGCTGTTCATCCTGATGGCCTGCATCCTGCAGCGCTCCGGCGTGATCGAGTCGCTGTACCGCGCGATGGAGCTGTGGTTCGGCCGCCTGCGCGGCGGGCTCGCGATCGGCACCGTGGTGATCTGCGTCGTGATGGCGGCGATGACCGGCGTGGTCGGCGCGGCGGTGACCGCGATGGGCATCCTCGCGCTGCCCGAGATGCTGCGCCGCGGCTACGAGCCGAAGCTGGCGCTGGGCACGATCTGCGCGTCGGGGACGCTGGGCATCCTGATCCCGCCCTCGGTGCTGACCATCGTGTACGCGGTGACGGCGCAGATCTCGATCGGCCAGATGCTGATCGCCGGCATCGTGCCGGGCCTGCTGCTCGCGTCGCTGTACGTCCTCTACATCCTGGTCGCCGGCTGGCTCAAGCCCGAGTGGGTGCCGCTCGACCCGCATGCGCAGCGCGTGCCGCTGCGCGACAAGCTGGTCGCGCTCAAGGCGCTGGTCGCGCCGGCCTTCCTGATCGTGCTGATCCTTGGCTCGATCTTCTTCGGCGTGGCCACGCCCACCGAGTCGGCCGCGGTCGGCGTGGTCGGCGCGATGGTGCCGGCGCTGCTCGCGCGCAAACTGGACCTGGCAATGCTGCGCGAGGCCGGCACCGACGCGCTGAAGGCCACCGCGATGATCCTGTGGATCACCATCGGCGCGAAGGCCTACGTGGCGATCTTCACCGGCCTGGGCGGCGCCGACACGCTGCTGGAGTTCATCCGCACGCTGGACGTCGACCGCTGGCTGATCCTGGCCGCGATGATGCTGCTGCTGGTGTTCCTCGGCACGGTGCTCGACGAGCTCGGGATCATCCTGCTGACCGTGCCGGTGTTCCTGCCGATCGTGCGCGCGCTGGGCTTCGACGAGCTGTGGTTCGGCGTGCTGTTCGCCGTGACGATCCAGATGGGCTACATCAGCCCGCCCTTCGGCTACACGCTGTTCTACGTCAAGGCGACCCTGCCGAAGCACATCGGCATGGGCGCCGTCTACCGCGGCATCGTGCCCTTCTTCGTGCTGCAGGCGGCGGGCCTGCTGATCTGCGCCGCCTTCCCCGACCTGGTCACCTTCCTGCCGCGCCTGATGATCAACCGTTGA
- a CDS encoding hydroxymethylglutaryl-CoA reductase, degradative has translation MNHPGTTSRIAGFHKLDRTGRIDAVARFAGLDVQERSHLENTGNLPADVADHMIENVIGTMNIPIGIATNMRIDGRDRLIPMATEESSVVAAVCNAARQCYDNGGFTTSMSGTEMIAQVQLTDLPDPHHARLRILEREAEVRDLCNACDPVLVRLGGGFRELQARVLDTPGGAMVIVHLIVDTRDAMGANAVNTMAETLAPHLAQWTGATSRLRILSNLADRRVARARCVWKVDAIGGPEVRDGILAAYHFAAADPYRAATHNKGIMNGVSAVVLATGNDTRAVEAGAHAYAARHGHYGSLSMWEATPEGDLAGSLELPLAVGLVGGATRVHPTAQLALKILGVGTAEELARVIAAVGLAQNFSALKALATTGIQKGHMALHARNIAIMAGATGEEVEAVARALVAQGRVRMDVAEAELQALRRGRG, from the coding sequence ATGAACCACCCCGGGACCACCAGCCGCATCGCCGGCTTCCACAAGCTCGACCGCACCGGCCGCATCGACGCCGTCGCGCGCTTTGCCGGGCTCGACGTGCAGGAGCGCTCGCACCTGGAGAACACCGGCAACCTGCCCGCCGACGTGGCCGACCACATGATCGAGAACGTGATCGGCACGATGAACATCCCGATCGGCATCGCGACCAACATGCGCATCGACGGCCGCGACCGGCTGATCCCGATGGCCACCGAGGAGTCCTCGGTGGTGGCGGCGGTCTGCAACGCCGCGCGCCAGTGCTACGACAACGGCGGCTTCACGACCTCGATGTCGGGCACCGAGATGATCGCGCAGGTGCAGCTGACCGACCTGCCCGACCCGCACCACGCGCGGCTGCGCATCCTCGAGCGCGAGGCCGAGGTCCGCGACCTGTGCAACGCCTGCGATCCCGTGCTGGTGCGCCTGGGCGGGGGCTTCCGCGAGCTGCAGGCGCGCGTGCTCGACACCCCGGGCGGGGCGATGGTGATCGTGCACCTGATCGTCGACACGCGCGACGCGATGGGCGCCAACGCGGTCAACACGATGGCCGAGACGCTGGCGCCGCACCTCGCGCAGTGGACCGGCGCGACGAGCCGGCTGCGCATCCTGTCCAACCTGGCCGACCGGCGCGTGGCACGCGCGCGCTGCGTCTGGAAGGTGGATGCGATCGGCGGCCCCGAGGTGCGCGACGGCATCCTCGCGGCCTACCACTTCGCCGCGGCCGACCCGTACCGCGCCGCCACGCACAACAAGGGCATCATGAACGGCGTGAGCGCGGTGGTGCTGGCCACCGGCAACGACACCCGCGCGGTGGAGGCGGGCGCGCACGCCTACGCGGCGCGCCACGGCCACTACGGCAGCCTCAGCATGTGGGAGGCCACGCCCGAAGGCGACCTGGCCGGCTCGCTGGAGCTGCCGCTCGCGGTGGGCCTGGTCGGCGGGGCCACGCGCGTGCACCCGACCGCTCAGCTGGCGCTGAAGATCCTCGGCGTCGGCACGGCCGAGGAGCTGGCGCGCGTGATCGCCGCGGTGGGACTGGCGCAGAACTTCTCGGCGCTCAAGGCACTCGCGACCACCGGCATCCAGAAGGGCCACATGGCACTGCACGCGCGCAACATCGCGATCATGGCCGGGGCGACCGGCGAGGAGGTCGAGGCGGTGGCGCGCGCGCTGGTGGCGCAGGGCCGCGTGCGCATGGACGTGGCCGAGGCGGAGCTGCAGGCGCTCAGGCGCGGCCGCGGCTGA
- a CDS encoding dihydrofolate reductase family protein, whose protein sequence is MTRLRVACFAISLDGYGAGPRQSLAHPLGEHGEELHRWAFATRSFALRLGLGTEGTTGIDDTFMQRGFEGVGAWILGRNMFGPVRGPWPDERWRGWWGEEPPYHTPVFVLTHHPRPPLEMAGGTTFHFVTDGIEAALARARAAAGGLDVRLGGGVATLRQYLAARLVDEMHLVLSPVLLGEGESLFAGLNLRALGYACTEQVVGEQATHLVFTRRD, encoded by the coding sequence ATGACCCGACTGCGCGTTGCCTGTTTCGCGATCTCCCTGGACGGCTACGGCGCCGGCCCCCGGCAGAGCCTGGCGCATCCGCTCGGCGAGCACGGCGAGGAACTGCACCGCTGGGCGTTCGCCACGCGCAGCTTCGCGCTGCGGCTCGGGCTCGGCACGGAGGGCACGACCGGCATCGACGACACCTTCATGCAGCGCGGCTTCGAGGGCGTGGGCGCCTGGATCCTCGGGCGCAACATGTTCGGCCCGGTGCGCGGGCCCTGGCCGGACGAGCGCTGGCGCGGCTGGTGGGGCGAGGAGCCGCCCTACCACACCCCCGTGTTCGTGCTGACCCACCACCCCCGGCCACCGCTGGAGATGGCCGGCGGCACCACGTTCCACTTCGTCACCGACGGGATCGAGGCGGCGCTGGCGCGGGCGCGCGCCGCCGCCGGCGGGCTGGACGTGCGCCTGGGCGGCGGGGTCGCGACACTGCGCCAGTACCTGGCCGCGCGCCTGGTCGACGAGATGCACCTGGTGCTCTCCCCGGTGCTGCTGGGCGAGGGCGAGTCGCTGTTCGCCGGGCTGAACCTGCGCGCGCTGGGCTACGCCTGCACCGAGCAGGTGGTGGGCGAACAGGCCACGCACCTGGTGTTCACGCGGCGCGACTGA
- a CDS encoding peroxidase-related enzyme (This protein belongs to a clade of uncharacterized proteins related to peroxidases such as the alkylhydroperoxidase AhpD.), with protein MSPPISRYPVPELADLPDDLRERILEVQAKAGFVPNVFLALAHRPDEARAFFAYHDALLLKEGGLTKGEREMIIVATSAANQCLYCVVAHGAILRVYEKQPLLADQIATNYLKADITPRQKAMLAFALKVCKDSASITDADFEALRAHGFSDEDIWDIGAITALFGLSNRMANLISLRPNDEFYLLGRVPREKKPA; from the coding sequence GTGTCCCCGCCCATCAGCCGTTACCCCGTGCCCGAGCTCGCCGACCTGCCGGACGACCTGCGCGAGCGCATCCTGGAAGTGCAGGCCAAGGCCGGCTTCGTGCCCAACGTGTTCCTCGCGCTGGCGCACCGGCCGGACGAGGCGCGTGCCTTCTTCGCCTACCACGACGCGCTGCTGCTCAAGGAAGGCGGGCTGACCAAGGGCGAGCGCGAGATGATCATCGTCGCGACCTCGGCGGCCAACCAGTGCCTGTACTGCGTGGTCGCGCACGGGGCCATCCTGCGCGTGTACGAGAAGCAGCCGCTGCTGGCCGACCAGATCGCGACCAACTACCTCAAGGCCGACATCACCCCGCGCCAGAAGGCCATGCTCGCGTTCGCGCTCAAGGTCTGCAAGGACTCGGCCAGCATCACCGACGCCGACTTCGAGGCGCTGCGCGCGCACGGCTTCAGCGACGAGGACATCTGGGACATCGGCGCGATCACGGCGCTGTTCGGCCTGAGCAACCGCATGGCCAACCTGATCAGCCTGCGGCCCAACGACGAGTTCTACCTGCTCGGCCGCGTGCCGCGCGAGAAGAAGCCGGCCTGA
- a CDS encoding ferredoxin--NADP reductase, giving the protein MSAFNEERVLSVRHWTDRLFSFTTTRDQAFRFKNGHFTMIGLKVDGKPLLRAYSVASPNYEEHLEFFSIKVPDGPLTSRLQHLKVGDTILVGRKPTGTLLLDYLLPGKRLYLLATGTGLAPFLSIIRDPETYERFEKVVLVHGTRQVAELAYQDLITKELPEHEFLGELAAGKLMYYPTVTREPYHHQGRITTLIEDGKLFKDLHLPELDREHDRVMICGSPQMLRDLKKMLDDRGFNEGNTTTPGDYVIERAFADQ; this is encoded by the coding sequence ATGAGTGCCTTCAATGAAGAACGCGTGCTGAGCGTGCGTCACTGGACCGATCGCCTGTTCAGCTTCACCACCACCCGGGACCAGGCTTTCCGCTTCAAGAACGGGCACTTCACCATGATCGGCCTGAAGGTGGATGGCAAGCCGTTGCTGCGGGCCTACAGCGTGGCCAGCCCCAACTACGAGGAGCACCTCGAGTTCTTCAGCATCAAGGTGCCTGACGGCCCGCTGACCTCGCGCCTGCAGCACCTGAAGGTGGGGGACACCATCCTGGTCGGCCGCAAGCCCACCGGCACGCTGCTGCTGGACTACCTGCTGCCCGGCAAGCGCCTGTACCTGCTGGCCACCGGCACCGGCCTGGCGCCGTTCCTGTCCATCATCCGCGACCCGGAAACCTACGAGCGCTTCGAGAAGGTGGTCCTGGTGCACGGCACCCGCCAGGTCGCCGAGCTGGCCTACCAGGACCTGATCACCAAGGAACTGCCCGAACACGAGTTCCTGGGCGAGCTGGCCGCCGGCAAGCTGATGTACTACCCGACCGTCACGCGCGAGCCCTACCACCACCAGGGCCGCATCACGACGCTGATCGAGGACGGCAAGCTGTTCAAGGACCTGCACCTGCCCGAGCTGGACCGCGAGCACGACCGCGTGATGATCTGCGGCAGCCCGCAGATGCTGCGCGACCTCAAGAAGATGCTGGACGACCGCGGCTTCAACGAGGGCAACACCACGACGCCGGGCGACTACGTGATCGAGCGCGCCTTCGCCGACCAGTAA
- a CDS encoding AbrB family transcriptional regulator: MALTLVVAALAALLCQAAGAPLPWMIGPLLATAVGCMAGAPLAGSTALRNAGQWAIGTALGLYFTPQVVGTVASHWAAILAGIAWALASGTAFGAFLARANRDIPGLDRATTYFASAIGGASEMAVLAERHGGRIDLVASAHSVRVLMVVVLIPLAFQFAGIHGADPFVPGPREVRPAGLLLLIVLTSAASLLLRRLNKPNPWVLGSLAVAAGLTASGIELSALPQWMTNLGQLFIGVALGSRFTPDFLHTAPRWLFSVAAGTLVMIVASAGFALLLSRWSDVHAATLMLGTSPGGIAEMCITAKVLQLGVPIVTAFHVTRMAAVVLLAGPLFRLGERRRAGA; this comes from the coding sequence GTGGCCCTCACCCTCGTCGTCGCGGCGCTGGCCGCCTTGCTGTGCCAGGCGGCGGGCGCCCCGCTGCCATGGATGATCGGCCCGCTGCTGGCCACCGCCGTCGGCTGCATGGCCGGTGCCCCGCTGGCCGGCTCCACCGCGCTGCGCAACGCCGGGCAATGGGCCATCGGCACCGCGCTGGGCCTGTACTTCACGCCGCAGGTGGTGGGCACGGTGGCCAGCCACTGGGCCGCGATCCTGGCCGGCATCGCCTGGGCGCTGGCCAGCGGCACGGCGTTCGGCGCCTTCCTGGCGCGCGCCAACCGCGACATCCCGGGGCTCGACAGAGCAACCACTTACTTCGCCAGCGCGATCGGCGGTGCCTCCGAGATGGCCGTGCTGGCCGAGCGCCACGGCGGGCGCATCGACCTGGTCGCCTCGGCCCACAGCGTGCGCGTGCTGATGGTGGTGGTGCTGATCCCGCTCGCGTTCCAGTTCGCCGGCATCCATGGCGCCGACCCGTTCGTGCCCGGCCCGCGCGAGGTGCGGCCCGCGGGCCTGTTGCTGCTGATCGTGCTGACCTCGGCCGCCTCGCTGCTGCTGCGCCGGCTGAACAAGCCCAACCCCTGGGTGCTGGGTTCGCTGGCGGTCGCCGCCGGGCTGACCGCCAGCGGCATCGAGCTGTCGGCGCTGCCGCAGTGGATGACCAACCTCGGCCAGCTGTTCATCGGCGTGGCGCTGGGCAGCCGCTTCACGCCGGACTTCCTGCACACCGCGCCGCGCTGGCTGTTCAGCGTCGCCGCCGGCACCCTGGTGATGATCGTCGCCAGCGCCGGCTTCGCGCTGCTGCTGTCGCGATGGAGCGACGTGCACGCCGCGACGCTGATGCTGGGCACCTCGCCCGGCGGCATCGCCGAGATGTGCATCACCGCCAAGGTGCTGCAGCTGGGCGTGCCGATCGTGACCGCCTTCCACGTCACGCGCATGGCGGCGGTGGTGCTGCTGGCCGGGCCGCTGTTCCGCCTCGGTGAGCGGCGCCGCGCCGGCGCCTGA
- a CDS encoding MOSC domain-containing protein, whose product MNGSVRAVCVGTVQAREIQGRPVATAYGKQTVDGPVAVRPLGLAGDEQADLEVHGGLDKAVYAYPSEHYAFWATVRAQAGLQPWPGPGDAGALPPGSLGENLVLQGLLEAQAWVGDLLRFPRCVLAVSAPRLPCFKFEAAMGFRQASRLMVQSGYCGFYLSVREPGWIAAGEPFEVVPGPREVSIRELFEARARR is encoded by the coding sequence ATGAACGGCAGCGTGCGCGCGGTCTGCGTCGGCACGGTGCAGGCGCGCGAGATCCAGGGGCGTCCGGTCGCGACCGCCTACGGCAAGCAGACGGTGGACGGGCCGGTGGCGGTCCGGCCGCTGGGCCTGGCCGGCGACGAGCAGGCCGACCTCGAGGTGCACGGCGGGCTGGACAAGGCGGTCTATGCCTACCCGTCGGAGCACTACGCCTTCTGGGCCACGGTGCGCGCGCAGGCCGGGCTGCAGCCCTGGCCGGGCCCCGGGGACGCCGGCGCGCTGCCGCCGGGCAGCCTGGGCGAGAACCTCGTGCTGCAGGGCCTGCTGGAGGCGCAGGCCTGGGTCGGCGACCTGCTGCGATTCCCGCGCTGCGTGCTGGCGGTCAGCGCGCCGCGCCTGCCCTGCTTCAAGTTCGAGGCGGCGATGGGCTTCCGACAGGCCAGCCGGCTGATGGTGCAGTCCGGCTACTGCGGCTTCTACCTCTCGGTGCGCGAGCCGGGCTGGATCGCCGCCGGCGAGCCCTTCGAGGTGGTGCCCGGGCCGCGCGAGGTGTCGATCCGCGAGCTGTTCGAGGCCCGCGCGCGCCGCTGA
- a CDS encoding substrate-binding domain-containing protein — MTVHRRLLLAASLAAVLPAQAQQRRPQTVPLLVGVATALSDSGFARHVRAALARDTGLAVTMTPGASGKLLDLLERGELDVAITHAPEIEAGLEKEGLIHDRRFIAANRFVLAGPVATQGKERGKDPLGLAGGTDAAAALARIAEAGAQGQARFVSAVDGSGAQLKEAALFRTAGVVPQGPWLLKSAGGAGETLAQAAAQGAYVLVDRGTWLASKQRAGLGVLVQDDPRLADRFHAMRSFRSHHPAARMFVDWLTGPTGRRVVARAPGGYSASRGA, encoded by the coding sequence ATGACCGTGCACCGCCGACTGTTGCTGGCCGCCTCGCTCGCGGCCGTCCTGCCTGCCCAAGCCCAGCAGCGCCGGCCCCAGACGGTGCCGCTGCTGGTGGGTGTCGCGACCGCGCTGTCCGACAGCGGCTTTGCCCGGCACGTGCGCGCCGCGCTGGCGCGCGACACGGGGCTGGCCGTGACGATGACCCCGGGGGCCAGCGGCAAGTTGCTGGACCTGCTCGAGCGTGGCGAGCTGGACGTGGCGATCACCCACGCGCCCGAGATCGAGGCGGGGCTGGAAAAGGAAGGACTGATCCACGACCGGCGCTTCATCGCGGCCAACCGCTTCGTGCTGGCCGGGCCGGTGGCGACGCAAGGCAAGGAACGCGGCAAGGACCCGCTGGGCCTGGCCGGCGGCACCGACGCCGCCGCGGCGCTGGCGCGCATCGCCGAAGCCGGGGCGCAGGGGCAGGCCCGCTTCGTCTCGGCGGTGGACGGCTCGGGCGCGCAGCTGAAGGAAGCCGCGCTGTTCCGCACCGCCGGCGTCGTGCCGCAGGGCCCCTGGCTGCTGAAGTCCGCCGGTGGCGCCGGCGAGACGCTGGCGCAGGCCGCGGCGCAGGGCGCCTACGTGCTGGTCGACCGCGGCACCTGGCTGGCCTCGAAGCAGCGCGCCGGCCTGGGCGTGCTGGTGCAGGACGACCCGCGCCTGGCGGACCGCTTCCATGCGATGCGCTCGTTCCGCAGCCACCATCCGGCCGCCCGCATGTTCGTCGACTGGCTCACCGGCCCGACCGGCCGGCGCGTCGTGGCGCGCGCCCCGGGCGGCTACAGCGCGAGCCGCGGCGCATGA